Within Xanthomonas theicola, the genomic segment ATCGCCGGGCTTGTAGCGCCGCGACGGCTTGCCGTTGTGCGACACGCGCAGCTCCACGTCCGGGCGCGCCAGCGCCAGCGAGCGCAGCCATTCCTCGATGTGGCCCAGCTCGGTGCGTTCGGCGCGCAGGAACTTGCGCCGCGCCGGCACGTTGTAGAACAGCTCGCGCACCTCGACCGTGGTGCCCGGCGCCTGCGCGCGCGGCTGCACCTGCCCGACCTTGCCGCCGTCGACCTGCAGCGCGGCGCCGTGTTCGTCGCCGGGACGCCGCGAGACCAGGGTGAAACGGCTGACCGAGGCGATCGACGGCAGCGCTTCGCCGCGGAACCCGAGCGTGCCGACCGATTCCAGGTCGTCGAGCGAGGCGATCTTGCTGGTCGCGTGCCGCGACACCGCCAGCGGCAGTTCCTCGGGCGGAATGCCGCCGCCGTCGTCGCGGATCCGGATCAGGCGCACACCGCCCTCTTCCAGGTCGATGTCCACGCGGCGCGCGCCGGCATCCAGCGCGTTCTCGACCAGTTCCTTGACCACCGAGGCCGGACGCTCGACCACTTCACCCGCGGCGATCTGGTTGATCAGGATCTCGGGCAATTGGCGGATGCTCATGCCGCCTCCCGCGCACGGCGCGGCGCGATCGCGCCTGATTCGGAAACGGGAGGACGGCAACGGGGACGGGACATCGGCACGGCTCACGGCGCGGACGCCGTCATGAGGATCAGCCGGCGATGATAGCCGAGCGCCTCAGCGGCTGCCGCCGGCCACGGTGCTGGCCGCTTCCGCCTCGGCCTGCGCGCGCGCCGCGAACAGCGTGCCCGGCGGCGGCTGCCGGGTGAAGAAGGTATTGATGCCGTCCAGCACCGCACCGGCGAGGCGACGTTGGTAGCCCGGATCGGTCAGCCGGCGCTCTTCGTCCGGGTTGGAGATGAAGGCGGTCTCGACCAGCATCGCCGGCATGTCCGAGGTGCGCAGCACCGCGAAGTTGGCGCGCTCCAGCTCCGGCTTGTGGTTGTTGCCGATTCGCTTGAGCCCGCCCAGCACATGCCCGGCCGCGTCTTCGGAGGCCTTCATGTGCCCGCTCTGGGCCAGGTCCAGCAACACGCTGGCCAGGGTGCTGTCGGTCTTCTGCAGGCGCACGCCACCGATCAGGTCGGCCGCGTTTTCCTTGTCCGCGAGCCAGCGTGCGCGCTGCGACGATGCGCCCTTGGTCGACAACACGTACACCGAGGAACCGGTCGCGCTGCGGTTCTCGGCAGCATCGGCGTGGATCGAAATGAAGATGTCGGCCTTGGCCGCGCGCGCCTTCTGCGCGCGCATCGGCAGCGGGATGAACACGTCGCTGTTGCGGGTCATGTAGGCCTTCATGCCCGGCGTGGCATTGATCTGCCGCGCCAGCTCGCGGCCGATCGCCAGGGTCACGTCCTTCTCGCGCTTGCCGGTCGGCCCCATGGCGCCGGGATCCTGGCCGCCATGGCCGGGATCGATGGCCACGATCAGCGGACGCATGCCCGGCTTCATCGCCACCCGCGATGGCGCGCTCGGCATCACCGGGCGCGCCTCGGCGGCGGCGGCCGCGTCGTCGAGCTTGTCCGCCTCGGGCCTGTCGTCGGGCAGCGTCGATGCCGCCACGACGACTACGCCCTGCTGCGCCGGCACGACCGCGCCGACGGAAGCGGAGGCCGGCGGCGCCATCGCGATGGCGGCGTTATTTGGCGTGGCCGCCGGCGCCTGCGAGATGCCCGGGTGGAGCACCACGGTCGGCGGCGGCGACGGTACCGGCGGCGCAGGTGCAGGCGCAGCGCGCTGCAGCACCGACGAGGTCAGCGCCGCGGTCGCGCGCGCCGCTTCCAGGCGCGGATCGGTAGCGGGTTTGGCCACGGCCACTTCCGCGGTTTGCGCGGTGGATGCGGGCGGCATCGGCGTTTCCGATGCCGGCGCTGCCGCGCCGGCGCTGGCCACCGGCCTGATCGCGGACGCATCGCCCGGCCATTCGATCACCAGCACCGAACTGCCGCCGACGGTCTGCATCTGCGGCTTGAACGCCACCACCGGGCTGCTCAAGTCGAACACGATGCGCAAGGTGCCAGGTACCGGACGGCCGGTGCGCACGGCGGTGACCACGCCGTTGCCGGCAGGCAGCTTCAGGCCCTGCACGGCGGAGGATTCGGGCAGGTCGACGACCAGCCGGTTGGGGTTGGCCAGGGTCAGCGTGCTGAAGCCGCCACTGCCCTGCAAGCGGATCTCAGCGCGGGTGCCGGTGGCGCCGTTGCCGAGCGACACCGCCTGCACCTGGCCCGCGAACGCCGATGGCGCCGCCAGGCACCAGCCTGCGGCGATGAAGGAACAGGCGAAAAAACGGATCCCCAGGCGCATGCCAGCGATTCAAGCACCAGCGCGCGATAAAGGCAAGCCGTTTTCCCTTAATAATCCATAACCTGGCTTCACTTCCTAGTGTCAGCCGGCAAAAATAGCCGGCAAGTCCTCCCGCTGCACTGCGCGCGCCAGCCAGGCATCGCCCGCCGGGGTGCGGGCCTGCAGCAACGCTTCGCGTCCGGCGCCGTGCAGCGCCAGGGTCGCGGCCAGGTCGGCCGGCGGCAGCACGTCGCCGCCGCGTTCCGGCCATTCCACCAGCCACAGCGTCGCCGCTGCCTCGTCGAGCCCCAGGAAATCCAGTTCGCCGGCGACGCCGATGCGGTACAGGTCCAGGTGCCAGGCCTCGCCGTCGGGCAGTCGATAGCGCTCGACCAGGGTGTAGGTCGGGCTGCGGATCGGGCCCTGCACGCCCAGCGCGCGCAGCAGCGCCCGCGCCAGGGTCGACTTGCCGGCGCCCAGATCGCCGTACAGGTGCAGCGTCGCCGGTGCCGGCCGCGTCGCCGCCAATGCCTGGCCAAGGCGCTCGGTGGCGTCGCTGTCGTCGAGGTGCAGGCGGATCATCGGCTCGGTTACGGATTGACCAGCTCGCGCAGCGCCGGCAGCAGGTCGGAGGGCAGCAGGCCGCGCTGGCCGGCGGCAGCCGCGCGATCGCCGGCCGCTGCATGCAGCAGCGCGCCGGTGCTGGCCGCATCGAACGCGGCCAGGCCTTGCGCGCGCAGTGCCGCCACCACCCCGGTCAACAGGTCGCCCATGCCGCCGACCGCCATGCCGGGATTGCCGGCGGCGATGACGCGCGGCGCCTGACCCGGCGCGGCGACGACGCTGCCGGCACCCTTCAAGACCACTGCCGCCTGGTAGCGTTCGGCCAGCGCCGCGGCGGTGGCGAACCGGTCGCGCTGCACCTCGGCAGCGGCGATGCCGAGCAGGCGCGCGGCCTCGCCCGGATGCGGCGTCAGCACCGCGTCCGGCAACGCACGCGGCGCCTGCGCCAGCAGGTTCAGCGCATCGGCATCGATCACCAGCGGCACGTCCGCCGCCAGCGCCAGCCGCCACAGGCCCTGCGCCCATTCGTCCTGGCCCAGCCCGGGACCGAGCGCGACCACGCTGGCCTTGTGCAGCAGCGGCGCCAGCGCGGCGCCGTCCTCGACCGCATGCGCCATGGCCTCCGGGCAGCGCGCCAGCAGCGGCGCCACGTGCGCGCCGCGCGTGGCCACGCTGACCAGACCGGCGCCGCTGCGCAACGCCGATTCGGCGCTGAGCATCACCGCGCCGCCGCTGCCGAGGTTGCCGCCGATGCACAACACATGCCCGAAGTCGCCCTTGTGGCTGTCGCGCCGGCGCGGCGCCAGCCGCATGGCCAACGCCGCGGCCGTCCACGCTTGCGCGTGCGGCACGCAGCCGTCGAACGCGGCCGCCGGCACGTCCAGCGTCGCCAACGCAGTGTCGCCGACATGGTTCAGCGCCGCACCGGTGTGCAGCCCGGCATGTGCGGCGATGAACTGCACGGTCAGCGTCGCCGGCAAGGCCGTGCCGGGCACGCTGCCGCGCTCGGCGTCCACGCCGCTGGGCACGTCCAGCGCCAGCACCGGCGCGCCAAGCCCGGCGAGCGCGCCCAGCAGCACGGCGAGTTCGGCGTCGGGCGCGCGATTGAGGCCGATGCCGAGCAGTGCATCGACGACCACGTCGGCCTGATCCAACGCGGCATCGAATACCTCGATGCGGCCACCGACGCCGATATAGTCGGTGCAGGCGCGCTGCGCCTGCGGCGTTTGCGGCCCGCGTCCGGGCAGATGCAGCACGCGCACGCGGCGTCCGGCGCAATGCGCGAGCCGCGCCAGCACGTAGCCGTCGCCACCGTTGTTGCCGGTGCCGCAGGCCACCAGGATGCGCTGCGTCTGCGGCCAATGCTGCAGCAACGCCTGCCAGGCGGCCTGGCCGGCACGCTGCATCAGCGTGTAGCCATCGCCGCCGAGCAAGGCGGTGGCCTGCGCGTCGATGCGCCGCGCGGCGGCGGTGGCGTAGAGAGCGAACGAATCGGACATGCGAGGATTCTATACTTGCGGCATGTCTGCCACCGTCACCGCCACTCCGGCCGATCCCCGCGCCGCCGCCGCGCGCATCCGTGCGCTGGCGCGCGAGTTCGGCTTCCAGCGCTGTGGCATCGCCGGGATCGAACTGCAGGAGGACGAGGCGCATCTGCGCGACTGGCTGGCGCAGGGCCTGTACGGCACGATGCAGTGGATGGCGCAGCATGGCGACAAGCGCACGCGCCCGGCCGAGCTGATTCCGGGCACGCTGCGGGTGATCTCGGTCGGCCTGGACTACGGACGCAACGACGACGATTCGGCCTGGGACACGCTGCGCAACGGCGCGCGCGCCTACGTCGCCCGCTACGCGCTGGGTCGCGACTACCACAAGCTGATGCGCAACCGCCTGCAGAAGCTGGCCGAGCGTATCCAGGCCGAGATCGGCCGCTTCGGCCATCGCGTGTTCGTCGATTCGGCGCCGGTGCTGGAACGCGCGCTGGCGCGCGATGCCGGGTTGGGCTGGATCGGCAAGCACACCTGCCTGATCGACCGCAGCGGCGGCTCGTGGTTCTTCCTCGGCGAGATCTACGTGGACCTGCCGCTGCCGATCGATCCGCCGGCCAGTGCGCACTGCGGCACCTGCACGCGCTGCATCGACGTGTGCCCGACCCAGGCCATCGTTGCGCCGTACCGGCTGGATGCGCGCCGCTGCATCGCCTACCTGACCATCGAGCATGACGGCGCGATTCCCGAGGCCCTGCGCCCGGCAATCGGCAATCGCATCTTCGGCTGCGACGACTGCCAGCTGGTGTGTCCGTGGAACAAGTTCGCCAAGCGCAGCGACGAACCCGACTTCCGCGCCCGCAACGATCTCGACCGGGCCACGCTGGCGCAACTGTTCGCCTGGGACGAGGACGAGTTCCTGCGCCGCACCGAAGGCAGCGCGATCCGCCGCAGCGGCCACGAACGCTGGCTGCGCAACCTGGCGGTGGCGCTGGGTAATGCGCCGACCACCCCGCAGGTGCTGGCCGCGCTCGGCACGCGCGCGCAGCATGCCTCGCCGCTGGTCCGCGAGCACGTGCAATGGGCGCTGGCGCGGCATGCCGGCACGGCGGCAGCGGCGGATCACGGCGGCAGCCCGCCAGCGGCCGATCGCGCCGGCGTGCGAGGATAGGCGCCCGCATGCCCGATCGCGACGACCAGATCCTCAGCCCCAGCCAGCTCAACACGCTGGCGCGCGACCTGCTGGAAAGCGCGTTTCCGCTGGCCTGGGTGGAGGGCGAGCTGGGCAACGTCACCCGGCCCTCGTCCGGGCATTTATACTTCACCCTGAAGGATGCGCGGGCGCAGGTGCGCTGCGCGATGTTCAAGCCAAAGAGCCAGTGGCTGAAGTTCGTCCCGCGCGAAGGCCTGCGCGTGCTCGCCCGCGGCCGGCTGACCTTGTACGAGGCACGCGGCGACTACCAGTTGGTGCTCGATCACCTGGAGGAAGCCGGCGAAGGCGCGTTGCGCCACGCATTCGAGGAACTCAAGGCCAGGCTCGCCGCCGAAGGCCTGTTCGCCAACGAGCGCAAGCGCACCTTGCCCGCCTTCGTGCGCCGCCTGGCAGTGATCACCTCGCCCAGCGGCGCGGCGGTGCGCGATGTGCTGAGCGTGCTCGGCCGGCGCCTGCCGCTGCTGCAGGTGGATATCCTGCCAAGCCTGGTGCAAGGCGACAGCGCCGCCGCGCAGATCACCTCGCTGCTGCAGCGCGCCGACGCCAGCGGGCGCTACGACGCGATCCTGCTGACCCGCGGCGGTGGCTCGCTGGAAGACCTGTGGGCATTCAACGACGAGCGTCTGACGCGGGCGATCGCTGCTTCGGCCACGCCGGTGGTGTCGGCGGTCGGCCATGAGACCGACGTGACACTGGCCGATTTCGCCGCCGACCTGCGCGCACCGACTCCATCGGTCGCCGCGGAACTGCTCGCCCCCGACCAACGCGACCTCGGCGCACGCCTGCGCGCCCAGCACGCGCGGCTGCTGCAGTGGCAGCAGCACCGCCTGCGCCAGGCGATGCAGCGCGCCGATCGTGCCTTGCTGCGGCTGCAGGCGCAAAGTCCGCAGGCGCAACTGCAATTGCTGCGGCGCCGCCAGCAGGATGCCGCGCGCCGCTTGCTGGCGCTGTGGCGGCAGCAGCACGAGCGCCGCGGCGCACGCCTGCGCCATGCCGCCGCCGTGCTGCGCGCCGCCCAGCCACGACGTCGCCTGGCCGCGTTGCACGAGCGCCTGCTGGCGCTCGGCAGGCGCCCGCAAGCGGCGATGGCCAGGCAACTGCAGGCCGACGCGCAGCGCCTGCGCGCACTGGCGCGCGCGCTGGAGACGGTCAGCCCGCTGGCCACGGTGACGCGCGGCTACGCGATCCTGACCCGGGTCGAGGACGGCACGCTGGTGCGCTCGACCGCACAGGTCACCGCCGGCGACCGCCTGCGCGCGCGCCTGGCCGATGGCGAGGTGACACTGCGCGCCGAGTGAACACCGCGGCGCATCGCCATCCGATCCTGCTACCGTCAGCGCATGCCCAAGCCGAAACCAGCATCCAACGAGCAACGCATCAAGGCCGTGCTGCGGGGCATGCGCCGCGCCGAGCGCAACAAGGCCGGCCGATTGTCGCGCACGACCGACACGCTGTCGTTGATCGGCGGCGTCGCCTACGGCTCTGCCGCGGACGCGCAGTGCGTGATCGATTACCTGGCGCGCGACGCGGACACGCTGGCGCAACTGCGGGACGAGCAGTTGGTCGACATCGGCGAGATGATCTGCATCGCCTGGAACGGCTGCGGCGGCGATCAGCAGGCGCTGGCGCAATGGCTGATCGGAGAGCATGCGCAACTCGGCGGCAGCAGCCCGCGCCAGCTGCTGCAGACCGGCGCCAGCGCGCAACTTCTCGAGGCCACCCGCGCCTTCTTCACCGGTTAACGGCGCCATGCCACCCCGGCCCTTGCCTGCGGAGCGGCACGGCCGTTCACTCCAGCGGCGCCACCACCAGTAGCGGCGCGAGGTCGTAACCCATCGCCACCGCCTTGGCCGCGATCCGCTCGAACAGCGCGCGCTGCATGCGCGGCGAACGCGACAGCACCCACAGGTACTTGCGATCCGGCTCGCCGATCAGCACCCACTGGTAATCCGGATCCAACGCAATGACCCAGTAATCGGCCCAGACCAGCGGCACCCAGCCCAGCCACTCGGGGGCAAAGCGCACCTGCAGCCGTCCGGGATGGCCGCTCACCCGCCGCGCCACGCCCTCGACGGCCAGCAGGTCGCCCTTGCCGGTACGGCAGGCGTTGCGCACGCCGACCAGACCGTCGTCGCGCAGCACATACGCGGCGGTGATATCGGCAACGCACTTCTTCTGGAATGAAACCGGCAAGTGCGCGATTTCGTGCCACTCTCCGGCATAACGCCCGAGATCGAACTCGGCGACGGACCTCACCGGCTGCACGGCCTGCGCCGGCTGCGCCAGGCACAGCAAACATGTCAGCAGCATCGCGATCGGTGATTGACGCATGTGAGCGATCCAGCGAAGGAGAAGACCAGCCTTATGCAGGAGCTGCGGAACGATGTAAAGCGCTACCGCCACGATGCTGCGGCGGTGGCCGGCCCAGCCCGGCCGCCGCCGCGCCGCCGGGCCGTGCGGCAGCCCACCGCCGGTCGGGCCGTGGGGTTCACCCGTGGTCCTGCAGCTTGCCCTGGCTCCGCATCCCGGCACGGGCGTAGGCCCCCCAATGGCGCGGACGAGATGGCGCGGGCACGGCATGCGACCACGCCGGCCGCCGGCGATGCGGCCTACTTGGAACTGGGCGATCCGCCCTGGCGAGACGGATCGGACGCGACAAGGCTGTCGCCATGGCGGCTGCATTCCACCGGCTCGCGCAGGACCATCTTCTGGAAGACGCCGCCGTCGCGCTGCCGCAGGTATACAGTGACCATCATGCACCCCGGGCCGACCTGCTCGATGTACGGTGCGGCCGGCTCGGCGCCGCCATCGTGGTAGGCGGCCGCATCCGGCTTGGCCGCGGCCGAAGCGGCAGCCGCGCTCCAGGTGGCGACCAATATACGCATAGACGCAACAAACCGCTGTTCACTGGCAATCCCGATCGATCTGACGATGATCACCACAGCGGCGGTGCCCGCTTGAGCGGCACATCCCCAAATCCAGGCAACGCGAAGTCGCGCAAGGCCCGCCACCTGCCGCTCAACGCCGAGGCGCTGGACGTACTCGCGCGCTGGAAGCGCCAGAGCGGCGGAACCGGCCTGGTATTCCCCTCGCCCAAGACCGGCGGCCGCATGGACAACATCAACAGCAG encodes:
- a CDS encoding N-acetylmuramoyl-L-alanine amidase is translated as MRLGIRFFACSFIAAGWCLAAPSAFAGQVQAVSLGNGATGTRAEIRLQGSGGFSTLTLANPNRLVVDLPESSAVQGLKLPAGNGVVTAVRTGRPVPGTLRIVFDLSSPVVAFKPQMQTVGGSSVLVIEWPGDASAIRPVASAGAAAPASETPMPPASTAQTAEVAVAKPATDPRLEAARATAALTSSVLQRAAPAPAPPVPSPPPTVVLHPGISQAPAATPNNAAIAMAPPASASVGAVVPAQQGVVVVAASTLPDDRPEADKLDDAAAAAEARPVMPSAPSRVAMKPGMRPLIVAIDPGHGGQDPGAMGPTGKREKDVTLAIGRELARQINATPGMKAYMTRNSDVFIPLPMRAQKARAAKADIFISIHADAAENRSATGSSVYVLSTKGASSQRARWLADKENAADLIGGVRLQKTDSTLASVLLDLAQSGHMKASEDAAGHVLGGLKRIGNNHKPELERANFAVLRTSDMPAMLVETAFISNPDEERRLTDPGYQRRLAGAVLDGINTFFTRQPPPGTLFAARAQAEAEAASTVAGGSR
- the tsaE gene encoding tRNA (adenosine(37)-N6)-threonylcarbamoyltransferase complex ATPase subunit type 1 TsaE, which produces MIRLHLDDSDATERLGQALAATRPAPATLHLYGDLGAGKSTLARALLRALGVQGPIRSPTYTLVERYRLPDGEAWHLDLYRIGVAGELDFLGLDEAAATLWLVEWPERGGDVLPPADLAATLALHGAGREALLQARTPAGDAWLARAVQREDLPAIFAG
- a CDS encoding NAD(P)H-hydrate dehydratase — encoded protein: MSDSFALYATAAARRIDAQATALLGGDGYTLMQRAGQAAWQALLQHWPQTQRILVACGTGNNGGDGYVLARLAHCAGRRVRVLHLPGRGPQTPQAQRACTDYIGVGGRIEVFDAALDQADVVVDALLGIGLNRAPDAELAVLLGALAGLGAPVLALDVPSGVDAERGSVPGTALPATLTVQFIAAHAGLHTGAALNHVGDTALATLDVPAAAFDGCVPHAQAWTAAALAMRLAPRRRDSHKGDFGHVLCIGGNLGSGGAVMLSAESALRSGAGLVSVATRGAHVAPLLARCPEAMAHAVEDGAALAPLLHKASVVALGPGLGQDEWAQGLWRLALAADVPLVIDADALNLLAQAPRALPDAVLTPHPGEAARLLGIAAAEVQRDRFATAAALAERYQAAVVLKGAGSVVAAPGQAPRVIAAGNPGMAVGGMGDLLTGVVAALRAQGLAAFDAASTGALLHAAAGDRAAAAGQRGLLPSDLLPALRELVNP
- the queG gene encoding tRNA epoxyqueuosine(34) reductase QueG, with amino-acid sequence MSATVTATPADPRAAAARIRALAREFGFQRCGIAGIELQEDEAHLRDWLAQGLYGTMQWMAQHGDKRTRPAELIPGTLRVISVGLDYGRNDDDSAWDTLRNGARAYVARYALGRDYHKLMRNRLQKLAERIQAEIGRFGHRVFVDSAPVLERALARDAGLGWIGKHTCLIDRSGGSWFFLGEIYVDLPLPIDPPASAHCGTCTRCIDVCPTQAIVAPYRLDARRCIAYLTIEHDGAIPEALRPAIGNRIFGCDDCQLVCPWNKFAKRSDEPDFRARNDLDRATLAQLFAWDEDEFLRRTEGSAIRRSGHERWLRNLAVALGNAPTTPQVLAALGTRAQHASPLVREHVQWALARHAGTAAAADHGGSPPAADRAGVRG
- the xseA gene encoding exodeoxyribonuclease VII large subunit yields the protein MPDRDDQILSPSQLNTLARDLLESAFPLAWVEGELGNVTRPSSGHLYFTLKDARAQVRCAMFKPKSQWLKFVPREGLRVLARGRLTLYEARGDYQLVLDHLEEAGEGALRHAFEELKARLAAEGLFANERKRTLPAFVRRLAVITSPSGAAVRDVLSVLGRRLPLLQVDILPSLVQGDSAAAQITSLLQRADASGRYDAILLTRGGGSLEDLWAFNDERLTRAIAASATPVVSAVGHETDVTLADFAADLRAPTPSVAAELLAPDQRDLGARLRAQHARLLQWQQHRLRQAMQRADRALLRLQAQSPQAQLQLLRRRQQDAARRLLALWRQQHERRGARLRHAAAVLRAAQPRRRLAALHERLLALGRRPQAAMARQLQADAQRLRALARALETVSPLATVTRGYAILTRVEDGTLVRSTAQVTAGDRLRARLADGEVTLRAE
- a CDS encoding antitoxin Xre/MbcA/ParS toxin-binding domain-containing protein; its protein translation is MPKPKPASNEQRIKAVLRGMRRAERNKAGRLSRTTDTLSLIGGVAYGSAADAQCVIDYLARDADTLAQLRDEQLVDIGEMICIAWNGCGGDQQALAQWLIGEHAQLGGSSPRQLLQTGASAQLLEATRAFFTG
- a CDS encoding lipocalin family protein; translated protein: MRQSPIAMLLTCLLCLAQPAQAVQPVRSVAEFDLGRYAGEWHEIAHLPVSFQKKCVADITAAYVLRDDGLVGVRNACRTGKGDLLAVEGVARRVSGHPGRLQVRFAPEWLGWVPLVWADYWVIALDPDYQWVLIGEPDRKYLWVLSRSPRMQRALFERIAAKAVAMGYDLAPLLVVAPLE